From Pseudodesulfovibrio nedwellii:
CCTTGCGCAACAGCACTCGAAAAAGAAGGCTCAGTTTCAAACTCTGGTCGTTGGATGCAGTGGCGCTATGCTGGTCCAGAACCCAAAGATGGCGTACTTACAGATGGTCACTACTTCCACGAATTGTGGGAAGAAATGGCTCACCTCTACGAGAAAGAAGGTGGAGCACATCCCGAACCTATTACCCGCATGAGCTTCGACAACATGTGTGTAGAAAATGCCCATGGTCACATGGAATTTAGCGCACAACAAACCGCAAGACTCATTAACGGTTGGTTCACCAAAGATACTGTCGTCAAAGGTAAGCAGTTCAAGAAAGGTCAGCAAGTTCCTAGCTTTGCATACCTCCAGGATGATGGTTCCACCACGTCTGGTAACTGGCTCTATTCTAACTCTGTGAGCGACACAGAAAATAAATCTGAACGCCACAATTCCAGTCAGTCTCCTTTGCAGAAAAAGATTGGTTTGTTCCCGAACTGGACATGGTGCTGGCCTGTCAACCGTCGTATCCTCTATAATAGAGCATCCGTCGATCCACAGGGTAAACCCTGGAACCCGGAACGAGTTGTTATCGAGTGGAACGGTAAGAAATGGGAAGGCGACGTCCCTGACGGTGGCTGGGCTCCAGGAACCAAGCATCCGTTTATCATGCGCAAAAACGGCTTCGGTCAGCTCTTTGGACCAGGTCGCGCGGATGGTCCCCTGCCCGAATACTACGAGCCATTGGAATGTCCTGTTAAAGAACATCCTTTCTCTAGCACTCTCCACAACCCAACTGCGGTTCAAGTACACAGCGAAGAGAAAGCTGTCTGTGATCCACGCTACCCATTCGTTGGTACTACTTACCGCGTGACCGAACATTGGCAAACAGGGTCTATGACTCGCTGGTGTGACTGGTTGGTAGAGGCTGAACCACAAATGTTTGTTGAAATCAGCCCTCAACTCGCTGAACTTCGCGGCATTGAAAATGGTGAAAAAGTTACCATCGAAAGTGTTCGTGGTTCTTTATGGGCAATCGCAATGGTTACCGAACGGGTTCAGCCATTCAAAATTGATGGTACCGACGTTCATATGGTCGGTATGCCATGGCACTACGGTTGGGTGAAACCTGTCGACGGTGGCGATTCTGCAAATATTGTAACACCAAACGTTGGCGACCCGAATACTGGTATTCCTGAATACAAAGCGTTCATGGTCAACTTACGCAAGTGGAAAGAAGGGGATAAATAATGAGTGGTAAAAGCTTTTTTGTTGATCTGACCCTTTGTACCGCGTGTCGTGGATGCCAGGTTGCATGTAAGCAGTGGAAAAATCTTCCTGCCGAAAAAACGCGCAATGTTGGCTCCCATCAGAATCCACAAGACTTGTCTTCCAAGACTATCCGTCTTGTTCGTTTCCACGAAGAGCGTGATGCTAATGGTAAACTGCAATGGAACTTCTTTCCAGAACAGTGCCGTCATTGTCTCGAACCTCCTTGTAAGTCCATCGGGAATATGTACTGCGAAAACGGTATTGAACAAGATCCCAAAACTGGGGCTGTTGTTATGAATAGCCGCACTTCTGGCATTGGTGACAAAGTTACCAGTGAAGAATTGTGTCCATACAACGTACCTCGCATGGACGAAGAAAGCGGGCAATGGTTCAAGTGCGATATGTGCTTGGATCGTGTTGAAGCTGGCCTTCTTCCTGCCTGTGTTCAAAGTTGCCCAACTGGTACTATGAACTTTGGGGACCGTGAAGATATGCTCGCTCTCGCGAAAAAGCGCTTGGCAGAAGTGAAGAAAACCAACCCGGATGCTTACCTTGCAGACCCTGAGTCTGTTCGTGTCATTTACTTATGCACCGCTCCGCCAGAAAGCTACAATGGTAACTTGCTCGCATCTATAGATGGAAGTAAATTGATGAAAACTGCACAGGCCAAAAGTGGCGTCAACCGCCGTGATTTGCTTGCCGGTCGCTTTGGCTCAAAGGCGAAAGCGTAAACATACATACGTAAAGGAAATATTATGAAAAAAGTATTCATCATGTCCCTGCTGTGTGTTTGTTTTACCGCAGTATTGGCCTTTGCTCAGGCAGAACTGGTGTCAGCTATTGATGCTCCTGACGATGACCTTGAAATTAATGTCATCGAAGGAAACAGCAAACGTAACCTCGGGGTTACCTTCAACCATTCCAGTCATGAAGACATTGATTGCTTCACCTGTCACCACAAAAACGAAGTGGCAGACGAACCTGAATCGTGCGCGAACTGCCATACCGATGTGGCTCCGGATGCTCAGGGGCATAAGTCTTACTTCCGTGCAATGCATGTGAAAGGCACTGAACAAGCGTCTTGTCTCTCTTGTCACCAAGAAGAGTTCGCTGGCGACAAAGACTTGACTGGTTGCGCCAACTCCTCTTGTCATCCCAATGGGTTGTACTAAAATAATAACAGTATAAACGTCTAGCGGCAGCTCCATGCTGAGATCACGGATGCATACAAAATGTGTGTCATCTACTGAATGCAGACCGGTGCCGACGGCTATTACTGAAATATAAATACCTGGGGCGGAGTACCTCTCCGCTCCGGGTTTCTTTTATTTAGCTTTACAGTTTGCTCAAAATGTTCGTTGGCAAGATGCAAGCAGCAACCAAGGTTGCTGCATATCACTCGTGCGCAAGAATTTGGTTGGTTCAGAGCAGGGAAGCCAGCGAGGATTTTGAAGAGATTGATGAAACACCTCCGTAAGTTGTCGCGCCGGACCTTGCGACACATGGCTAACGGAGTTTCTCAGGCCCCACGTAGTGTGCTATCTACGTGGGGCCTATTTGTTAACGAAACAGTTTGTATGGAAAGCCTTCCTCGCCGGAGGGGAGTGCCTTGTCGCTCCGTGGAGTTCAAAGACTTGCTAACGCCTGAATAATCGGTTTCCTTT
This genomic window contains:
- a CDS encoding cytochrome c3 family protein, whose amino-acid sequence is MKKVFIMSLLCVCFTAVLAFAQAELVSAIDAPDDDLEINVIEGNSKRNLGVTFNHSSHEDIDCFTCHHKNEVADEPESCANCHTDVAPDAQGHKSYFRAMHVKGTEQASCLSCHQEEFAGDKDLTGCANSSCHPNGLY
- a CDS encoding 4Fe-4S dicluster domain-containing protein, yielding MSGKSFFVDLTLCTACRGCQVACKQWKNLPAEKTRNVGSHQNPQDLSSKTIRLVRFHEERDANGKLQWNFFPEQCRHCLEPPCKSIGNMYCENGIEQDPKTGAVVMNSRTSGIGDKVTSEELCPYNVPRMDEESGQWFKCDMCLDRVEAGLLPACVQSCPTGTMNFGDREDMLALAKKRLAEVKKTNPDAYLADPESVRVIYLCTAPPESYNGNLLASIDGSKLMKTAQAKSGVNRRDLLAGRFGSKAKA